A genomic region of Synechococcus sp. NOUM97013 contains the following coding sequences:
- the trxA gene encoding thioredoxin, whose protein sequence is MSSAAAVTDASFEQDVLQSDVPVLVDFWAPWCGPCRMVAPIVDEIAKEFEGKIKVFKLNTDENPNVASQFGIRSIPTLMVFKGGQKVDTVVGAVPKATLSGTIAKYL, encoded by the coding sequence ATGTCCAGCGCTGCTGCTGTTACCGACGCCTCCTTCGAACAGGACGTGCTTCAGAGTGACGTTCCCGTGCTGGTTGATTTCTGGGCACCTTGGTGCGGCCCCTGCCGCATGGTGGCTCCCATTGTTGATGAGATCGCCAAGGAATTCGAGGGCAAGATCAAAGTGTTCAAGTTGAACACGGATGAGAATCCCAACGTGGCCAGTCAGTTCGGCATCCGCAGCATCCCCACCCTGATGGTCTTCAAGGGCGGCCAGAAGGTCGACACCGTTGTCGGTGCTGTTCCCAAGGCAACGCTGTCTGGCACGATTGCGAAATATCTCTGA